In Primulina huaijiensis isolate GDHJ02 chromosome 4, ASM1229523v2, whole genome shotgun sequence, the DNA window ACGGACAGCCAGAGGGATTGATTTCTGTCACAAAGCTACATAAAGATCACTTatcatttttcaagaaaatgatgTGCATTAGAAAGTGGTgtatcaaatataataaaatattgtccGTTTAAACACACTTTGCGGACAACCCATTAAAACCTATGGTTCATCAAGCATAATTCATGTAAAATCCAATCAAAACTGAAACCACAGGAACAAAATGCAACTAAATCTAAAATACCAACTAAGTCTAAAATACCTGTAACTGATACTCTGAAACTGAGCCTTCCACGGGGGAAGTCACGCTGACAGGAACCACAGACTCATGAACTGGGATCTGAAAAGATTTATAAttctcagcagcagcagccacGTCAACAGTAGCCTTGATAGCTGGAGTTGTTGTAAAGTATTCCGAAGCCATAATTTTATCCAGCTTCTCCCTTAATCCAGCATCTAAAATGATACAACTGAATTCAGTACTTTAAACTAAACTTACATTAAAAGAGTGGTTTGAAAGAGGAAAGACGGAGGTGCCCGgtgttgggggggggggggggggggtgggggggggggggggggggggggggtggttgggttgggttgggttgggtgTGTGGTGGTGAATCTAACAACTGTGGACTAGCTAACTCCAACTTCCTTCTTCAtcataaaaaatcacaaaatagcACCATGGAAGACACAATATGCTACAGAATTCATCAATCATATGGAAGTAGACTCACGGGAGCGGGCATGCACACTTAATGCTAATCCAGTTTTCAAAATACTGGATCTTCCTAGACTTCACAAAGAAACAAATTCTAGTTCCCAATAGAAATATTTTTCTCCAAAGAAGAAGCCTTCAACTTCAAAAGTTACAGACAACACCCCTCAAGCATCATGGGaaatatcaaatataacttCTCATGTTAGTGCAAATTAATATAATCATAATTGAAGAAAACCATGAAGgagaacaataaaataaaagcaTCTGGACTCAAACACACAAGAGTTCTGTTCCTAAAATGTCTTAGACCAGCCAAATGAGTGACTTTCAAGCATGATGAACATTATTCCTACGACACATTTACTTTTACACATAAGAAATGAAATTTGTTAACAAGTGAGATTGTACAATTATACTCCTTATCAATCGTACGAAAGGCATAGAAAAGGGCACCTAGCTTTGTGGGCACTCCAATTAACATCTTCACGGGGTAAAAAACAATGAATTTGCTTATATTTTCCGaaatattctaaaatttaaGAGCAGAAATCATTACGACTCAGGTTGAGGGGGTTCCGGCCATATCTCACACTACTCTCCCGCAACCCTTGCCCATAGGCCATAGTCatactaaataaataacagaATCATGCATCCACGTTCGTTGGAGCATAACCATTAACAAAGACAATTGCATCTCTTCTATATGCAAGAAAgactatataattattttattattcataaaaGAACGAGTGGGATTCAGCTGACTCCAAGCAACCTGAAAACGAGAGCTCTTCTACTTTTGTGAACAAGCGAATCCACCACAtattaacttttaaatatttaatcacacgagtataaaaaaaaagaggaaagaAAAGCTATATACACGTACAATGACAGATATACGGAAAGCATATAGAAGGAAACAATTATGGTAAAAGAAATATATTGTAGTATCCATACAAGTGATATCCGCATTGGGGTCTATGTGTTGTTCCGAATTTGCAAGCCAGAGCCTTGCATGTTCGACGCATTTCTCCAGTGCGTTCTTGTGCGGTAAATTTGAGTTAAACGGCCGCGAAATCAGCGAACTCCCAAACATCGAAATCAAATCCAAATCCCATTCTTTGAGGGGGGCCCCGGAGGCATCATCATCCGTAACATAATCATACGTCAAGCATGAGCTCCTCTCATGAGACCTTGTAATCATGTTATCGTGCGCCCTCATCAGCGTCTGAACATCAAAAACACTCCCAAAATAGAGCAAACTGAGCAGATCCGAAACATCCGAAACACCTCCGTTCCCGTTCTTCACATCGAGCTCCCGAACTTCTTCCTCGCGGCTATCTTCAGCCCCCAGGCTTCGCTCCTTCTCCAAGGCGAGTGAAACCTCTTGACCAACCGCTTCTAAAAGAGGTTGACGAAGCTTCTCGAGCTCGTCAATCCCCGCCAGAACGGAGGGTTTAGACCTTAGGGTCTCGTCTTGCTCCTTGTGTAGGGTTTTTCCCTGAGACACAGATTCCTCCATCTGCGTTATGCGGTTCAACTTCTTACGCAAGGCGCGGAGGCGTTTGTTGATAACGTTAAGAACTGGACCGTCGTTGGTTGTGTCGGACAAGGAGGATGCCGCCATTGCCGCCATCTCAGGTTTAAATTGAGGCAGAATAGGGGAAAAGCTAGGGTTCCGGCCGCCGGAACAACTGAATCAGGAGGCGAAAGAGGGGTTTGGGGAGCAGGAGGCGGCGCCTGAGGGTTTTAGAGTGACTGAGGTAGTGGGTGGTGTGAGCGGTTACTGAGAGTTCTCAGTGTGATTATTGATTGTAGGCCGGTGAGGTGTAAACTGGTCATGTTAGAGTCCACaatttatattaaaagaaaTGTTAAATACACAATAAATATTGTAATAGATTACAAAATTaatctaaatatatttttgaaatttaaatgtattttaattagttttatAATCTCAAAAACAATGTGTAATCGAGTGTGTAATCTCATTATACatagtataatttttttacataataatAAGATAACAAACGTTAGTCATGCTAGCTCTCCTCACACACGTCTATCgtgaatatatataatcattaacGTTGAGTCCATCATATTAGACCGACAAATGGACTCATTGCATTAAGGATGTCAATTCGGGTGGTTTGGTGGGTTGGTCAGGTTGaacaatagtactattcaaaaattactCAATTTGAACCGAATCAAcctaattttgaattttttaaatttttttaaagaaaattaaataaaattcaaaaaaataataataatattttaatttaaacatataataataaaatttccttcatatatatgatttaaatttgaaagtctaattgtagaaaaataaaatatatttattaaatcaaataaacaattgtttaaaaaaataataaagtcttattatattttttaaaaaacaattaaagttttcgggtcaactcAGTTAACCCAGGTTGACCCGAACCCAACTCAACTAGATAATTTTTTTCGGGTCCGACCCGATTTGACAagaacccgaaaaccccaaacccaaacctgatttttttcgtgttgaactgtgtcgggttggtgggtcgtatctgattttgacacccctacatTGCATGacaaaataaggggtttttctaaaaaaaattaaaaatttgaattttttaaaaaatatatattgtggaTTTTTGCAAAATTAAGGCAAAATATCACAATCAATAACGGacgataaaatatattttgcaaCTTTCGCCACTATTAACAGCGGATGCTGCAAATAATTGCAACGTCCAAGATGCCATTTGAAGCTTCTTATGACAGCTGCGAACATGAAAGCGTCAGCAGAATCTATTTTtttccattattattatttgtttttaaaatttagacaaatatcttattagTAAAATAGGAAgaatatatacaaaaaataaagttaaaactaaagtttaataatttaaaaaatagataaCTTTAAATGGTGAGCTGTcaaccaattttattttttcaaaaaaaatatttatttgtaaaatattaattaattaatttatatttttaaaaaaatttgtactttttttgtttaaaaaaatctttatttatttaaatatgtgttggttttgaaacgtccactactcgtttttatttaaaatataattaaacaaaaaaatataattaaacaaaaaaaatttaaacatactCTCGGCcctatacatatataaatataatttttgcaacttctttaaaataaatttaccgattaaccatttaaaaatccaaaagaacacAAATCCAAAACATAATGTCGTAGAACGTCAACCAACCTACCTAACATTGTTCTAAAAATAAACTTAattctaacatcctctcaaaacttATCAAAACCATCATAactcataaaaatctttaaagtaatcataaatcataaacttaatttatttgcTGAATACTAGCATTGATcatcgggtcgtgtgcaccttaaGTCCAGCAAGATCGACCATCACGTCCCTCATtaacatcaacatcatgctcttctgcatcaatcacacatagtgagtctattgattcagcaaaccttaaccatgataacaagtaatacatgttcctccacatacaacagtgaaaatacttttacttaaaatagcttttcatgatcATGCATGAACtctaaacattttttctttcatcatatacatttttcttttcatcatatacatatatgttttctttttatttaattcggatcgttaattgtgactttcgtttcaGCTGAaggttgatggatccatctacgtgtaaccacgatactgggcggcggggacatcagtgaTACtatcacccgtcaactgagctttGGCCTTACATATAATCATAATTACCTCCTTTGCATAATTAAGGCTCATAATTCATATTcaatttctatggtttctatTGTCATCTATTAATTCCAACTATGGTAGAACATTcaacctaatttccactaggttcTCCTTGATCCCAAATCAATTCTCTTAACCAATTTagcatttcatgcaataaaagcaatataaaaacattaaaCAACAAGGTTACCGGTGATTAGGGTCGTGTATGGCTCCTCCTCAGCCTCCtcaacgtgcatcacataagctcTACCCAAAGTAGGTCCTTTCTTCTTCAGGCAATCAACAGCTTTATGTCCTTCTTCTTTGCTTATGAAGCATTTGTACGTCCCCCACATGAACTTGCCAAAATGTGAGCTATTACACTCTTTGCACAGTGGCCTCTCAGCTTGGAATGCATAGGCAGTGGCCGCTGCATAGTCCACCGGTCCCATCTTCATCACATCACGGCATATGGTAGGTCGAAGGCCATCCATGAATTGCCTTAATTTCTCCGCAACATCTCTAGCAatgaggggcacaaagtgacaacccgtATCGAACTTCCTCACAAGTTCAGCCACAGTCGTGTACCCCTGGCGGAGACTCATAAATTCTCGCTTCAAGCGTCCTCAGATGTCGGCAGCGAAGTACTAATATTTCCTTGAATCGAGTTCAAGTAAGTGTAGCCAAATCAATCTCATGTTCCGCCCCTTCCCACCAAAGGGAAGCATCATCTCTAAGCATATACGTGGCACACCTAACACGGTCAGCGTCTCCCATATTCAAGTAATGAAAGTGCACCTCAAGtgatcgaatccaaccctcagcagcaaatgggtcggtggtgccagaaaattccttctgacctagcctccggaactgatcctAAACATCAAGCTGTGGCCTCGGAGCCTACTGAAACTGTTGCTCAAAGAAACGTGCCATAACTTTCAGTGCACGAatagcagcatccccattaggaggcgggggtgcattcccttgacAATCCTCAGTATTCTCAGCGTGCCTATCGATACTAGGTGCGcatctaggaggcattatatctgaacttttttcaaattctaaacgtaaccaacatgcatttaaatctaagttttctaatcatgccACATATACTAATCCCTCAATGAGCAACTTTCAAGAATATATAACATTTAACCTTAAAAAGCtttaaaacatgtaacgtaagcgtataaaacatgtaaacatatatgtatcatcataaaaagcatgtaaagcaattaaacttacaaacttgaggcttgacgactgagctttccgAAACTGTGGTGGTACAACCCTTTGCAGGAACGTGGCTCTAATAACAACTGAAATGTCCATTActcatttttcttaaaatatagtaaaaaaaaaaaattttaaaaacatactctcggtcatatgcatatataaatataatttttgcaacttctttaaaataaatttaccaattaaccatttaaaaatccaaaataacACAAATCCAAAACATAAAGTCGTAGAACGTCAACCAACCAAACTAACATTATtccaaaaataaacttaactctaacatcctctcaaaacttctcaaaatcatcataactgataaaaatctttaaagtaatcataaatcataaacttaatttatttgcGGAATACTAGCGTTGGTCTTCGGgccgtgtgcaccttcagtccagcaagatcaaccatcaagtccctcattaaca includes these proteins:
- the LOC140975358 gene encoding uncharacterized protein isoform X2, with the translated sequence MAAMAASSLSDTTNDGPVLNVINKRLRALRKKLNRITQMEESVSQGKTLHKEQDETLRSKPSVLAGIDELEKLRQPLLEAVGQEVSLALEKERSLGAEDSREEEVRELDVKNGNGGVSDVSDLLSLLYFGSVFDVQTLMRAHDNMITRSHERSSCLTYDYVTDDDASGAPLKEWDLDLISMFGSSLISRPFNSNLPHKNALEKCVEHARLWLANSEQHIDPNADITYAGLREKLDKIMASEYFTTTPAIKATVDVAAAAENYKSFQIPVHESVVPVSVTSPVEGSVSEYQLQDSPNSHSKEIYNDKTEPVEELHQGGQELENSPEVQVQAEVAIPETEVDQDPRDLDLNEQQHATHRAYQRNYRGGRGGGSGVRRGYANGGRGGRGNGRVSYQNGRGQFYDQPGGYYPRNHYNYRGRGGRGMGNNNYNYHASAGHAGHIPAAS
- the LOC140975358 gene encoding uncharacterized protein isoform X1, with amino-acid sequence MAAMAASSLSDTTNDGPVLNVINKRLRALRKKLNRITQMEESVSQGKTLHKEQDETLRSKPSVLAGIDELEKLRQPLLEAVGQEVSLALEKERSLGAEDSREEEVRELDVKNGNGGVSDVSDLLSLLYFGSVFDVQTLMRAHDNMITRSHERSSCLTYDYVTDDDASGAPLKEWDLDLISMFGSSLISRPFNSNLPHKNALEKCVEHARLWLANSEQHIDPNADITYAGLREKLDKIMASEYFTTTPAIKATVDVAAAAENYKSFQIPVHESVVPVSVTSPVEGSVSEYQLQEEDSPNSHSKEIYNDKTEPVEELHQGGQELENSPEVQVQAEVAIPETEVDQDPRDLDLNEQQHATHRAYQRNYRGGRGGGSGVRRGYANGGRGGRGNGRVSYQNGRGQFYDQPGGYYPRNHYNYRGRGGRGMGNNNYNYHASAGHAGHIPAAS